The Thalassotalea piscium sequence TAAATTATGGTGATAATAAACAAAACCCATTCTTCACTAAGCGTTTTGGCTTTAAAAGGCTAATGCTAATCGCAAAAAAAGTAGGGTTTATTCATCCAGTTACAAATTTACCTATTAGCATTGAAGCTAAGTTTGACCAACAATGGCAAGATGTTTTTAACATACTGGGTTGGACAATAGCAGAGTAGGTGGAAGTGGTGACTACTTAACCCACTTCCTTATGAATGTTATCGCGTTTTTTTAGACAAAAAGCCTAGTAATTACTCATCATCAATAGAGCGTAACAAGGCATTAATACCGACTTTTGCACGTGTTTTAGCGTCTACTTTTTTTACAATAATTGCAGCGTATAAGCTATAAGTGCCGAATTTTGAGGGTAAATTTCCTGGCACAACAACTGAACCTGCCGGTACGCGACCATAATGTACTTCACCTGTTTCACGGTCAAATATACGGGTACTTTGACCAATGTATACGCCCATTGAGATTACCGCACCTTCTTCAACAATTACACCTTCTACTATTTCAGATCGCGCACCAATAAAACAGTTATCTTCAATAATAGTAGGGCCGGCTTGCAAGGGTTCTAATACACCACCAATACCCACACCACCAGATAAATGAACGTTTTTACCTATTTGAGCACATGAACCAACAGTTGCCCAACCGTCTACCATGCAACCTTCATCAACATAGGCACCTATATTAACGAAACTAGGCATTACCACAACATTTTTACCAATGTAACTACCTGTTCTAACAGAAGCTCCAGGCACAACACGCACACCATCAGCCTCAAAATCTGCTTGATTATAATTACTATATTTCATCGGCACTTTATCAAAGTAGGTGCTCTCAGCGCCATCAATAACTTGGTTGTCCCAAATACGAAAAGATAACAATACTGCTTTTTTCAACCATTGGTGAACCACCCATTCCCCTGCAATTTTTTCAGCAACGCGAGCACTGCCATCATTGAGGGCTGAAAGTGCGTCTAATATAGCTTGCTTAACTTCATCACTTACTGTTGAAGGTGTAATATTCATTCGCTCTTCAAAAGCGTGTTCAATGATATTTTGTAGCTGAGACATGATTCTATTCCTGATCTTTATAGGTAGTTAAACATCTTCGCAAAGCTTTTGCGATAGGGTTTCTTGCTGTTCTAATGTTAATGCTTGGTTGTCTTTATTTGAAACAGTAAAAACATCTTCTGCTTTTTCGCCAAAGGTAGTAATTTTTGCAGAATGTATTGTTATATCGCAAGCAATAAATACTTGTGCAAACTTAGCTAGTAATCCGGGGCTGTCTAAAGCAACTATTTCTAGTAATGTTCTATTTTTAGCTGCTGACTCAATAAAGCTTACTTGTGTTTTTACTTTAAATTGTTTTAATCGTTGGGTGTTAGCCGGTATGGTTAATTTATAATTAGGATCCGATAGCGCAGAGGTTAATGATTGCGCAATGTCTAATGCGCGATAGCTGTCACTAATCGCTTGTCCTTGCTGATCTAAAATAACAAAGGTATTGGCGGTATACCGACCTTTACTGGTAATTATTTTGGCATCATGAATTGATAGCCCTTTAGAACCTAATAAGGTTACGATAGTTGCAAAAATTTTAGCGTTATCTTTTGTATAGACAAATACTTCAGTACCACCACGATAAGCTTTAGGGCTAATTAAGACTAAAGGCTTTAGTTTATTGTGGTGCACAATATGTTCACTGTGCCATGCAATTTGTTGTGGTGAATACCGTAAAAAGTAATCGGCTTTAAATTCACTCCATACAGATAATAAACTGTCTAGGTCTAGTTTATTATCGAGCAGCTCTTTAGCTTGATCTTGGTTTTCACGGATCTGAGCACGTAAGTCGACTGGTTTTTCTAATCCTCGTCTAAATGCGCGCTTGGTTGTGAAGTACAACTCTTCTAATAAGTTAGCTTTCCAGCTATTCCATAAACTTTCATTGGTTGCTCTCATATCAGCAACGGTTAAACAATACAGATAATCGAGATGTGCTTCATCACGAACGATACTTGCAAAGTTTTTAATCACTTCAGGATCGGCAATATCACGACGCTGTGCTGTAATTGACATGAGTAAATGATATTTCACTAACCAAGCGATCATTCGCCCGTCGTGATCGTTAAGTTGGTGCACTTTGCCAAAATTAAGTGCGTCTATTGCGCCCAGCTTTGCATGATCACCGCCACGACCTTTAGCGATATCG is a genomic window containing:
- the dapD gene encoding 2,3,4,5-tetrahydropyridine-2,6-dicarboxylate N-succinyltransferase; this translates as MSQLQNIIEHAFEERMNITPSTVSDEVKQAILDALSALNDGSARVAEKIAGEWVVHQWLKKAVLLSFRIWDNQVIDGAESTYFDKVPMKYSNYNQADFEADGVRVVPGASVRTGSYIGKNVVVMPSFVNIGAYVDEGCMVDGWATVGSCAQIGKNVHLSGGVGIGGVLEPLQAGPTIIEDNCFIGARSEIVEGVIVEEGAVISMGVYIGQSTRIFDRETGEVHYGRVPAGSVVVPGNLPSKFGTYSLYAAIIVKKVDAKTRAKVGINALLRSIDDE